The Diospyros lotus cultivar Yz01 chromosome 15, ASM1463336v1, whole genome shotgun sequence genome has a window encoding:
- the LOC127791717 gene encoding heavy metal-associated isoprenylated plant protein 46-like: MQRKVVIKFCMNSNKSHSKVLTNAAGFTGVEEVALNGEDQIVVVGDGIDSVALTTLLRKKVGYAELVSVESPEPEEENDNAGDGVHYATPNCNYYRPAYGSSCSLPVYVDEVRHCHEPSLLCSIL, encoded by the exons ATGCAGCGAAAGGTGGTCATTAAGTTTTGCATGAACAGCAACAAGTCTCACTCCAAAGTCCTCACCAATGCAGCTGGATTTACtg GGGTGGAAGAGGTGGCCTTGAATGGGGAGGACCAGATAGTGGTGGTCGGAGATGGGATCGACTCGGTGGCGCTGACCACCTTGCTGAGGAAGAAAGTGGGCTACGCCGAGCTGGTGAGCGTTGAGTCGCCGGAGCCGGAGGAGGAGAACGACAACGCCGGAGACGGAGTGCATTACGCCACGCCAAATTGTAATTACTACCGCCCAGCGTATGGAAGCAGCTGTAGTTTGCCTGTTTATGTTGATGAAGTTAGGCATTGCCATGAA